From Pseudomonas putida, one genomic window encodes:
- a CDS encoding glucokinase, which yields MKDLLVGDIGGTNARFALWRDNQLHQVKVFATADYTSPEQAIEAYLHGQGIARGGLSAVCLAVAGPVDGDEFRFTNNHWRLSRSAFCKTLQVDQLLLINDFTAMALGMTRLQAHEVRQVCPGKADPARPALVIGPGTGLGVGSLLRLGEQHWLALPGEGGHVDLPVGNAREAAIHQQIHGQIGHVSAETVLSGGGLLRLYQAICALDGDTVRHKTPAEITDAALSGEPRALAVVEQFCRFLGRVAGNNVLTLGARGGVYIVGGVIPRFAELFMRSGFAASFADKGCMSGYFAGVPVWLVTAEFSGLLGAGVALQQALDH from the coding sequence ATGAAGGACCTGCTGGTTGGCGACATCGGTGGCACCAATGCCCGTTTTGCGTTGTGGCGTGACAACCAGCTGCACCAGGTGAAAGTTTTCGCCACGGCTGACTACACCAGCCCGGAGCAAGCCATCGAAGCTTACCTGCACGGCCAAGGCATCGCCCGTGGCGGGTTGTCGGCGGTGTGCCTGGCGGTGGCCGGGCCGGTCGACGGTGATGAGTTTCGCTTTACCAACAATCATTGGCGGCTGAGCCGCAGTGCGTTCTGCAAGACATTGCAGGTTGACCAGCTGCTGCTGATCAATGACTTCACGGCGATGGCCCTGGGCATGACCCGCCTGCAAGCGCACGAGGTGCGCCAGGTGTGCCCTGGCAAGGCCGACCCGGCGCGACCTGCACTGGTGATCGGGCCGGGCACCGGCCTTGGCGTCGGCAGCCTGCTGCGCCTGGGTGAGCAGCATTGGCTGGCGTTGCCCGGTGAGGGCGGGCACGTCGACCTGCCGGTAGGCAATGCCCGCGAAGCGGCGATCCATCAGCAGATTCACGGGCAGATTGGCCATGTCAGCGCTGAAACCGTGCTCAGCGGTGGCGGCCTGCTGCGTTTGTATCAGGCCATCTGTGCGCTGGACGGTGATACGGTCCGGCACAAGACACCAGCCGAAATCACCGATGCCGCCCTGAGTGGTGAGCCTCGGGCTCTGGCGGTCGTCGAACAGTTCTGCCGCTTCCTCGGGCGTGTTGCAGGTAACAATGTTCTGACCCTTGGCGCGCGCGGTGGGGTTTATATTGTCGGCGGTGTGATTCCACGCTTTGCCGAGCTGTTCATGCGTAGCGGGTTTGCTGCAAGTTTTGCCGACAAGGGCTGCATGAGCGGGTATTTCGCGGGTGTGCCGGTGTGGTTGGTGACGGCAGAGTTTTCTGGACTGCTGGGCGCTGGCGTGGCATTACAGCAGGCTCTGGATCACTGA
- the edd gene encoding phosphogluconate dehydratase yields the protein MHPRILEVTQRLTERSRATRERYLQLIRGAASDGPMRASLQCANFAHGVAGCGADDKQSLRLMNAANVAIVSAYNDMLSAHQPYVHFPEQIKKALREVGSVGQFAGGVPAMCDGVTQGEPGMELAIASREVIAMSTAVALSHNMFDAALMLGICDKIVPGLMMGALRFGHLPTIFVPGGPMVSGISNKQKADVRQRYAEGKASREELLESEMKSYHSPGTCTFYGTANTNQLVMEVMGLHLPGASFVNPYTPLRDALTAEAAQQVTRMTKASGSFMPLGEIVDEKSLVNSIVALHATGGSTNHTLHMPAIAQAAGIQLTWQDMADLSEVVPTLSHVYPNGKADINHFQAAGGMSFLIRELLDAGLLHEDVNTVAGHGLRRYTQEPFLDNGKLVWREGPQQSLDESILRPVARPFSAEGGLRVMEGNLGRGVMKVSAVAPEHQVVEAPARVFQDQHALADAFKAGELECDFVAVVRFQGPRCNGMPELHKLTPFLGVLQDRGYKVALVTDGRMSGASGKIPAAIHVCPEAFDGGPLARVRDGDIVRVDGVEGTLQLKVSAEELASRDLPPPPQGNDLGCGRELFGFMRMAFSSAEQGASAFTSALENLK from the coding sequence ATGCACCCGCGCATCCTTGAGGTCACCCAACGGCTGACCGAACGCAGCCGTGCCACCCGTGAACGCTACCTGCAGCTGATTCGCGGCGCGGCCAGTGACGGACCCATGCGGGCCAGCCTGCAGTGCGCCAACTTCGCCCATGGCGTGGCCGGGTGTGGCGCCGACGACAAGCAGAGCCTGCGCCTGATGAACGCTGCCAACGTGGCCATCGTCTCGGCCTACAACGACATGCTCTCAGCGCACCAGCCGTACGTGCATTTCCCCGAACAGATCAAGAAGGCCCTGCGCGAGGTTGGCTCCGTCGGCCAGTTCGCCGGTGGTGTGCCGGCCATGTGCGATGGCGTGACCCAGGGTGAGCCTGGCATGGAACTGGCCATCGCCAGCCGTGAGGTGATCGCCATGTCCACTGCAGTGGCACTGTCGCACAACATGTTCGACGCTGCGCTGATGCTGGGCATTTGCGACAAGATTGTTCCCGGCTTGATGATGGGCGCGCTGCGCTTCGGCCATCTGCCGACCATTTTCGTGCCGGGTGGGCCAATGGTTTCCGGTATCTCCAACAAGCAGAAGGCCGATGTGCGCCAGCGCTATGCCGAGGGCAAGGCCAGCCGCGAGGAGCTGCTGGAGTCGGAGATGAAGTCCTACCACAGCCCGGGCACGTGCACCTTCTACGGCACCGCCAACACCAACCAGTTGGTGATGGAGGTGATGGGGCTGCACCTGCCGGGCGCCTCCTTCGTCAACCCGTACACGCCACTTCGCGACGCGCTGACCGCCGAGGCCGCGCAGCAAGTGACGCGCATGACCAAGGCCAGTGGCAGCTTCATGCCCTTGGGCGAGATCGTCGATGAAAAATCGCTGGTCAACTCCATCGTGGCCCTGCATGCCACCGGCGGGTCTACCAACCACACCCTGCACATGCCGGCGATCGCCCAGGCGGCAGGTATCCAGCTCACCTGGCAGGACATGGCCGACCTGTCCGAGGTGGTGCCGACCCTGTCCCACGTCTACCCCAACGGCAAGGCCGACATCAATCACTTCCAGGCTGCCGGCGGCATGTCGTTCCTGATCCGCGAGCTGCTCGATGCCGGCTTGCTGCACGAAGACGTCAACACCGTCGCCGGCCATGGGTTGCGCCGCTACACGCAGGAACCGTTCCTCGACAACGGCAAGCTGGTCTGGCGCGAAGGCCCGCAGCAGAGCCTGGACGAGAGCATCCTGCGGCCGGTGGCGCGGCCGTTCTCGGCCGAAGGCGGGCTGCGGGTGATGGAAGGCAACCTTGGGCGCGGCGTGATGAAGGTGTCTGCGGTGGCCCCCGAGCATCAGGTGGTCGAGGCCCCGGCACGGGTGTTCCAGGACCAACATGCGCTGGCTGACGCGTTCAAGGCCGGCGAACTGGAGTGCGACTTCGTGGCTGTGGTGCGCTTCCAGGGGCCGCGTTGCAACGGCATGCCGGAGCTGCACAAGCTGACGCCGTTCCTCGGTGTGCTGCAGGACCGCGGCTATAAAGTCGCACTGGTCACCGATGGGCGCATGTCGGGTGCATCCGGCAAGATCCCGGCCGCTATCCATGTCTGCCCTGAAGCCTTCGATGGTGGGCCGCTGGCACGGGTGCGCGATGGTGATATCGTGCGGGTGGATGGTGTCGAAGGCACGCTGCAGCTCAAGGTGTCGGCCGAGGAACTGGCCAGCCGCGACCTGCCTCCGCCGCCCCAGGGCAACGACCTGGGCTGCGGGCGCGAGCTGTTCGGCTTCATGCGCATGGCGTTCAGCTCGGCCGAGCAGGGCGCCAGCGCCTTTACCTCGGCCCTGGAGAACCTCAAATGA
- the gap gene encoding type I glyceraldehyde-3-phosphate dehydrogenase, which translates to MTLRIAINGFGRIGRNVLRALYTQGYRHDLQVVAINDLGDSSMNAHLLKYDSVHGTFDASVQADHESLTVNGDRIAVSAIRNPAELPWKAEAIDVVFECTGLFTDRAKAAAHLAAGAGKVIVSAPAKGADATVVYGVNHDILRASHQVISNASCTTNCLAPIAQVLDREFGIEQGLMTTIHAYTNDQVLTDVYHSDPYRARSATQSMIPSKTGAAEAVGLVLPELAGKLTGMAVRVPVINVSLVDLTVNLKREATAEQVNQLFLEASRHSKVLGYNALPLVSCDFNHNPLSSIFDANHTRANGRMLKVLAWYDNEWGFSNRMLDNCLALCSAR; encoded by the coding sequence ATGACACTACGTATCGCCATAAACGGATTCGGCCGCATCGGTCGCAATGTCCTGCGCGCACTGTATACCCAAGGCTACCGCCACGACCTGCAGGTCGTCGCCATCAACGACCTGGGCGACAGCAGCATGAACGCCCACCTGCTCAAGTACGACAGCGTACACGGTACATTCGATGCGTCGGTGCAAGCCGATCACGAGAGCCTGACGGTCAATGGTGACCGTATCGCGGTAAGCGCCATCCGTAATCCGGCCGAGCTGCCCTGGAAGGCGGAGGCGATCGACGTGGTGTTCGAGTGCACCGGGCTGTTCACCGACCGCGCCAAGGCCGCAGCGCACCTGGCAGCGGGGGCTGGCAAGGTGATCGTCTCGGCACCGGCCAAGGGCGCCGACGCCACCGTGGTGTACGGCGTCAACCACGACATTCTGCGTGCCTCGCACCAGGTCATTTCCAACGCCTCCTGCACCACCAACTGCCTGGCGCCGATCGCCCAGGTACTGGACCGCGAGTTCGGCATCGAGCAGGGGCTGATGACCACCATCCATGCCTACACCAACGACCAGGTGCTGACCGACGTCTACCACAGCGACCCGTACCGGGCGCGCTCGGCCACCCAATCGATGATCCCGAGCAAGACCGGCGCCGCCGAAGCCGTGGGCCTGGTCTTGCCAGAACTGGCCGGCAAGCTCACCGGCATGGCGGTACGGGTGCCGGTGATCAACGTGTCGCTGGTCGACCTGACCGTCAACCTCAAGCGCGAGGCCACGGCCGAGCAGGTGAACCAGCTGTTCCTCGAAGCCAGCCGGCACTCCAAGGTGCTCGGCTACAATGCCCTGCCGCTGGTCTCCTGCGATTTCAATCACAACCCGTTGTCATCGATCTTCGATGCCAACCATACCCGCGCCAACGGCAGGATGCTCAAGGTGCTGGCCTGGTATGACAACGAGTGGGGCTTCTCCAACCGCATGCTGGATAACTGCCTGGCGTTGTGCAGCGCCCGCTGA
- a CDS encoding RNA polymerase sigma factor has product MSQSRFNSVFLVQRLPLLRTLQRMVGNPSTAEDLLQETYLRVSRALGERPIEHLEPFVFQTARNLALDHLRARRVQARMLVDDVPEEILHNVAAPLSSSEDAAHAEQLLKHLSVSLNQLSERQQRIFILSRLHGASYLEIAEQLNVSASTVQKELKLIMAICMGVAERLK; this is encoded by the coding sequence GTGAGTCAGTCCCGGTTCAATTCTGTCTTCCTCGTTCAGCGCCTCCCCCTACTGCGAACCTTGCAACGCATGGTGGGCAACCCCAGCACCGCCGAGGACCTGCTTCAGGAAACCTACCTGCGGGTGTCCCGCGCCTTGGGGGAGCGGCCCATCGAACACCTTGAGCCTTTCGTCTTCCAGACCGCGCGCAACCTGGCCCTGGACCATCTGCGCGCACGCCGGGTGCAGGCGCGCATGCTGGTGGACGATGTGCCCGAAGAAATCCTCCACAACGTCGCCGCGCCGCTGAGCAGCAGCGAAGATGCCGCACACGCCGAGCAACTGCTCAAACACCTGAGCGTCAGCCTCAACCAGTTGAGTGAACGTCAGCAGCGTATTTTCATCCTCAGCCGCCTGCACGGTGCCAGCTACCTGGAAATTGCCGAGCAACTGAATGTCTCGGCCAGCACGGTCCAGAAGGAACTGAAGCTGATCATGGCAATCTGCATGGGTGTGGCCGAACGCTTGAAGTGA
- a CDS encoding FecR family protein translates to MTDSCAPRPPTNGPNARARAMDEALDWLVRLQCATEADTLAFEQWLSAAPENAEAYVEAEALWNGSPLRQAAMKMDQGRRRSVGGRLRAHWKPLATAAVLLVGLFTVGNLPMRLQADHLTVVGERQRLQLDDGAKVLLNTDSAFASDLRDGRQVARLLQGEAYFQVPGGSHPPLEVQAGPLRAQVRDTDFAVRYLDGEAQVRVQRGDVDLQAASDQRIRLSAGDSISVGPKGFGQRQRPDMHKDLAWVDGRLVFENCPLSQVLAEVRRYYPGWIINRNAHLGDIAVTGNYRLDQPLETLRALAHITSAQLHEYPAVVILN, encoded by the coding sequence GTGACCGACAGCTGCGCCCCTCGCCCGCCCACCAACGGGCCCAATGCCCGTGCCCGAGCGATGGACGAAGCGCTGGACTGGCTGGTACGCCTGCAATGCGCCACAGAAGCCGACACCCTGGCCTTCGAGCAGTGGCTCAGTGCTGCGCCGGAAAACGCCGAAGCCTACGTCGAAGCCGAAGCCCTGTGGAACGGTTCCCCCCTGCGTCAGGCTGCCATGAAGATGGACCAGGGCCGGCGACGCTCGGTAGGCGGGCGCCTGCGCGCCCACTGGAAACCCCTGGCCACTGCCGCAGTGCTGCTGGTCGGCCTGTTCACGGTCGGCAACCTGCCGATGCGCCTGCAAGCTGATCATCTGACCGTGGTGGGCGAGCGTCAGCGCCTGCAACTCGATGACGGCGCCAAGGTGCTGCTCAATACCGACTCGGCCTTCGCCAGCGACCTGCGCGACGGCCGTCAGGTGGCCCGGCTGCTACAAGGCGAGGCGTATTTCCAGGTACCCGGTGGCAGCCACCCCCCCCTGGAAGTTCAGGCCGGCCCGCTACGGGCACAGGTGCGCGACACGGATTTTGCCGTGCGCTACCTCGATGGCGAAGCACAGGTCCGGGTACAGCGCGGCGATGTCGACCTGCAGGCCGCCAGCGACCAGCGGATCCGCCTGAGCGCCGGCGACAGTATCAGCGTCGGCCCGAAAGGCTTCGGCCAGCGCCAGCGCCCGGACATGCACAAGGACCTCGCCTGGGTCGATGGGCGCCTGGTGTTCGAAAACTGCCCACTTAGCCAGGTGCTGGCCGAGGTGCGGCGCTATTACCCTGGCTGGATCATCAACCGCAACGCCCACCTGGGCGATATCGCGGTCACCGGCAACTACCGCCTCGACCAGCCGCTGGAGACCTTGCGGGCGCTGGCCCATATCACCTCGGCACAGCTGCACGAATACCCCGCCGTGGTCATCCTCAACTGA
- a CDS encoding TonB-dependent receptor encodes MSTGPTRPSHLPRRTGQLSLLTLALLASGACSLPALAADPAQATTPRMGGYRFSIAQQPLVEAVNAFSQVTGWQVGFSAELAEGVDSPGVRGSLPPEAALKQLLQGTGLGYRKISNGNVVLERQAGNAIALQQMTVSATRSAQDVSQVPSTVSVQTREQLDRQNVNDIQELVRYEPGVSVGGVGQRSGLNGYNIRGIDGERILTQIDGVSIPDSFFYGPYAQTQRNYVDPEIVKRVEILRGPASVLYGSNAIGGAVSYFTLDPDDIIKPGRDVGARLKTGYSSADDSWLTSATVAGRQGDFDGLLHVSQRNGHETESYGEHGGTGLSRTEANPEDVRTTNVLAKLGWNYADDARFGLTYERYKDDRDQNILSAVGGPFIPGFGAMNSYRTRQGNDTVTRERFGINHEFGLDSLVADHVKWSLNYQIAKTDQRTDELYVASGRQVLRDRQTTYKDRQWVFDAQLDKAFSIGQTDHLLTYGTTIKHEEVTGSRSGSGTCVAIGGTCTAIGQDSSRDGQALVSDFPDPTINTYSLFVQDEIRWNNWTFLPGARYDYTRMEPKFTDEFLRGIQGSGAAPGSLDDSDKKWHRLSPKFGLTYAFNENYTWYGQYAEGFRTPTAKSMYGRFENPTLGYSVQGNPGLEPEKSKSYETGLRGNFDAGNFSAAVFYNKYRDFIDEDAVQSANLETTFQANNIKHATIKGAEVKGRLNLDHFGAPEGLYTQGSIAYAHGRNDDNGQPLNSVNPLTGVFGLGYEQPNYGGLLSWTLVKRKTRVDDTTFFAPDGQSSQFRTPGYGVLDLSGFYKVTDDVTVNAGLYNLTDKKYWQWDSVRGYDGQGEAGVTQPANLDRLTMPGRNFAINVVWDI; translated from the coding sequence ATGTCCACAGGTCCAACTCGCCCGTCCCACCTTCCCCGCCGTACCGGCCAACTGTCCCTGCTGACCCTGGCCCTGCTCGCCAGTGGCGCCTGCAGCCTGCCGGCGCTGGCCGCGGACCCTGCGCAGGCAACAACCCCGCGCATGGGCGGCTACCGCTTCAGCATCGCCCAGCAGCCCCTGGTCGAGGCCGTCAACGCCTTCAGCCAGGTGACCGGCTGGCAGGTAGGCTTCAGCGCCGAACTGGCCGAGGGTGTGGATTCGCCAGGCGTCCGCGGCTCGCTGCCTCCGGAAGCAGCGCTGAAACAACTGCTGCAAGGTACCGGCCTGGGCTATCGCAAGATCAGCAACGGTAATGTGGTGCTGGAGCGTCAGGCGGGCAACGCCATTGCCCTGCAGCAAATGACCGTCAGCGCGACCCGCAGCGCTCAGGATGTCAGCCAGGTACCCAGCACCGTGAGCGTGCAGACCCGCGAACAGCTGGACCGGCAGAACGTCAATGACATCCAGGAACTGGTGCGCTACGAGCCTGGCGTGTCGGTCGGCGGCGTGGGCCAGCGCAGCGGCCTGAACGGCTACAACATCCGCGGTATCGACGGCGAGCGCATCCTCACCCAGATCGACGGTGTGTCGATCCCCGACAGCTTCTTCTACGGCCCCTACGCCCAGACGCAGCGCAACTACGTCGACCCGGAAATCGTCAAGCGCGTGGAGATCCTGCGCGGCCCGGCCTCGGTGCTGTATGGCAGCAACGCCATCGGTGGCGCGGTGAGCTACTTCACCCTCGACCCGGACGACATCATCAAGCCCGGCAGGGATGTGGGCGCGCGCCTGAAGACCGGCTACAGCTCGGCCGACGATAGTTGGCTGACCTCTGCCACCGTGGCCGGCCGCCAGGGCGACTTCGACGGCCTGCTGCATGTGAGCCAGCGCAATGGCCACGAAACCGAATCGTATGGCGAACACGGCGGCACCGGGCTGTCACGCACCGAAGCCAACCCGGAAGATGTGCGCACCACCAACGTGCTGGCCAAGCTGGGCTGGAACTATGCCGACGACGCACGCTTTGGCTTGACCTATGAGCGCTACAAGGACGACCGCGACCAGAACATCCTCAGCGCCGTGGGAGGGCCGTTCATTCCAGGCTTTGGTGCCATGAACTCCTACCGCACGCGCCAGGGCAACGACACCGTCACCCGCGAGCGCTTCGGCATCAACCACGAGTTCGGCCTCGACAGCCTGGTCGCCGACCACGTGAAATGGAGCCTGAACTACCAGATCGCCAAGACCGACCAGCGTACCGATGAGCTGTATGTCGCGTCGGGGCGGCAGGTGCTGCGCGACCGCCAGACCACCTACAAGGACCGCCAATGGGTGTTCGATGCCCAGCTGGACAAAGCTTTCAGCATCGGCCAGACCGATCACCTGCTGACCTACGGCACCACCATAAAGCATGAAGAAGTGACCGGCTCACGCAGCGGCTCCGGCACCTGTGTGGCCATTGGCGGTACCTGCACCGCCATCGGCCAGGACAGCTCGCGCGACGGCCAGGCCCTGGTCAGCGATTTCCCGGACCCGACCATCAACACCTACAGCCTGTTCGTGCAGGATGAGATCCGCTGGAACAACTGGACCTTCCTGCCCGGTGCCCGCTACGACTACACGCGCATGGAGCCGAAATTCACCGACGAATTCCTGCGGGGCATCCAAGGCTCCGGAGCCGCACCTGGCAGCCTCGATGATTCGGACAAGAAGTGGCACCGCTTGTCGCCCAAGTTCGGCCTGACCTACGCCTTCAACGAAAACTACACCTGGTACGGCCAATACGCCGAAGGCTTCCGCACACCGACTGCCAAGTCGATGTACGGCCGCTTCGAGAACCCGACACTGGGCTACAGCGTGCAGGGCAACCCCGGGCTTGAGCCGGAGAAGAGCAAGAGCTACGAGACCGGCCTGCGCGGCAACTTCGACGCCGGTAACTTCAGCGCTGCGGTGTTCTACAACAAGTACCGCGACTTCATCGACGAAGACGCCGTGCAGTCGGCCAACCTGGAAACCACCTTCCAGGCCAACAACATCAAGCACGCCACCATCAAGGGCGCAGAGGTCAAAGGCCGCCTCAACCTCGACCATTTCGGTGCTCCGGAGGGGCTCTACACCCAAGGCTCGATCGCCTACGCCCACGGCCGCAACGACGACAACGGCCAGCCGCTGAACAGCGTCAACCCACTGACCGGCGTGTTCGGCCTGGGGTATGAGCAGCCCAATTACGGTGGTCTGTTGAGCTGGACCCTGGTCAAGCGCAAGACCCGCGTCGACGACACTACGTTCTTCGCCCCGGACGGACAGAGCTCGCAGTTCCGTACCCCTGGCTACGGCGTGCTGGACCTGAGCGGTTTCTACAAGGTGACCGACGACGTAACGGTCAACGCTGGGCTGTACAACCTGACCGACAAGAAATACTGGCAGTGGGATTCGGTGCGCGGCTACGACGGCCAGGGTGAGGCGGGCGTGACCCAGCCGGCCAACCTCGACCGCCTGACCATGCCAGGGCGCAACTTCGCCATCAATGTGGTGTGGGATATCTGA
- a CDS encoding biliverdin-producing heme oxygenase: MTDRPALRSQRLNQVTHAPHTELDALVKSHAPFDSRESFARFVVAQYLFQSELQALYNDPKLIAIVPDLAQRCRAEQARLDLADLNTEVPAAVPGALRDPSLAEALGWIFVSEGSKLGAAFLIKRAVALGLSDSFGARHLGEPAGGRAEGWKQFTRTLDGLALSAEDDAAAERGAVAAFERFTELLKHAYAADRALA; this comes from the coding sequence ATGACCGACCGCCCAGCCCTGCGCTCGCAACGTCTCAACCAGGTCACCCACGCACCGCACACCGAGCTCGATGCGCTGGTCAAATCGCATGCGCCGTTCGACAGCCGCGAGAGTTTCGCCCGCTTCGTCGTCGCCCAGTACCTGTTCCAATCCGAACTGCAGGCCCTGTACAACGACCCGAAACTGATCGCCATCGTGCCTGACCTGGCCCAGCGCTGCCGCGCCGAACAAGCCCGCCTGGACCTGGCAGACCTCAACACCGAAGTACCGGCTGCAGTACCCGGCGCCTTGCGCGACCCAAGCCTGGCAGAGGCGTTGGGCTGGATCTTCGTCTCCGAAGGCTCCAAACTGGGCGCCGCATTTCTGATCAAACGGGCCGTGGCCCTGGGGCTGTCCGACAGCTTTGGCGCACGCCACCTGGGCGAACCGGCCGGAGGCCGCGCCGAAGGCTGGAAGCAGTTCACCCGAACCCTCGATGGCCTGGCGCTGTCTGCCGAAGACGACGCTGCAGCCGAGCGCGGCGCTGTGGCCGCCTTCGAGCGCTTCACCGAACTGCTCAAACATGCCTACGCCGCCGACCGCGCGCTGGCCTGA
- a CDS encoding YbaN family protein, translating to MTRPARSKLSRLLYGILAYVSLGIGLVAIVIPGLPTTEFILLAAWAATRSSPRLSAWLENHRLFGPILFNWRNGKVIQRRAKVSATLSMLLCAGLMLAFLDHHWPVFLAIAGMALGNLWIWSRPEQACPPASQAQ from the coding sequence ATGACCCGACCTGCCCGCTCGAAACTTTCGCGCCTGCTCTATGGCATTCTGGCTTACGTGAGCCTGGGTATCGGCCTGGTCGCCATCGTCATTCCTGGCCTGCCGACCACCGAGTTCATCCTCCTGGCTGCCTGGGCAGCGACACGCAGCTCGCCGCGCCTGTCGGCATGGCTGGAGAACCACAGGCTGTTCGGCCCCATCCTGTTCAACTGGCGCAATGGCAAGGTCATCCAACGCCGAGCGAAGGTCAGCGCAACCCTCAGCATGCTGCTGTGCGCTGGCCTGATGCTGGCGTTCCTCGACCATCACTGGCCGGTGTTTCTGGCCATCGCCGGCATGGCCCTGGGCAACCTGTGGATCTGGTCACGGCCAGAGCAGGCATGCCCGCCTGCGTCACAGGCTCAGTAG
- the arcD gene encoding arginine-ornithine antiporter, whose product MGEPGQKLRLGALIALVVGSMIGGGIFSLPQNMAARADVGAVLIGWGITAVGMLALAFVFQTLANRKPELDSGVYAYAKAGFGDYMGFSSAWGYWISAWLGNVGYFVLLFSTLGFYFPVFGEGNTPIAIGCASLLLWSVHFLVLRGIKEAAFINQVTTVAKVVPLLIFIVIAAFAFRADIFTRDIWGVSNPQFGNVLDQVRNMMLVTVFVFIGIEGASVYSGRALRRTDVGKATVIGFLGVLALLVLVNVLSLGVMTQPELAGLQNPSLASVLEHIVGPWGALLISIGLAVSLLGALLSWALLCAEILFATARDKTMPRFLAKENANHVPANALWLTNCMIQGFLLITLVSAGTYTSLIYLASSMILVPYLWSAAYAVLLALRGDSYAGQEALRRKDLLVALVALVYAVWLLYAGGLKYLLLSALLYAPGVILFARAKREQGQVLFTTWEKVIFAAVLIGAALAAYALYSGLLSL is encoded by the coding sequence ATGGGCGAACCAGGACAGAAACTGCGCTTAGGCGCGTTGATAGCACTGGTGGTCGGTTCGATGATCGGCGGCGGTATATTCTCGTTGCCACAGAACATGGCCGCGCGCGCGGATGTCGGTGCCGTGCTGATTGGTTGGGGTATCACGGCGGTGGGCATGCTGGCGCTGGCCTTCGTGTTCCAGACCTTGGCCAACCGCAAGCCTGAGCTGGATTCAGGGGTGTATGCCTATGCCAAGGCAGGGTTTGGCGATTACATGGGCTTTTCGTCAGCGTGGGGGTACTGGATCAGCGCCTGGCTGGGCAACGTGGGGTACTTCGTGCTGCTGTTCAGTACCCTTGGCTTCTATTTTCCGGTGTTCGGTGAGGGCAATACGCCCATTGCCATCGGCTGTGCCTCGTTGCTGCTGTGGTCGGTGCACTTTCTGGTGCTGCGTGGCATCAAGGAGGCGGCGTTCATCAACCAGGTGACCACCGTGGCCAAGGTGGTGCCGCTGCTGATCTTCATCGTCATTGCCGCCTTCGCCTTCCGCGCCGACATCTTCACTCGGGATATCTGGGGCGTGAGCAACCCGCAGTTCGGCAATGTGCTGGACCAGGTGCGCAACATGATGCTGGTCACCGTATTCGTGTTCATCGGCATCGAAGGCGCCAGCGTCTATTCGGGGCGGGCGCTGCGCCGGACGGATGTGGGCAAGGCCACGGTGATCGGTTTTCTCGGGGTACTGGCGCTGCTGGTGCTGGTCAACGTGCTGTCGCTGGGGGTGATGACCCAGCCGGAACTGGCCGGCTTGCAGAACCCCTCACTGGCCTCGGTGCTTGAGCACATCGTCGGGCCATGGGGCGCGTTGCTGATCAGCATCGGCCTGGCAGTTTCGCTGCTCGGCGCCTTGCTCTCCTGGGCGCTGCTGTGCGCAGAAATCCTCTTCGCCACGGCCCGGGACAAGACCATGCCGCGCTTTTTGGCCAAGGAAAATGCCAACCATGTGCCGGCCAATGCCCTGTGGCTGACCAACTGCATGATCCAGGGGTTCTTGCTGATCACCCTGGTTTCGGCGGGTACCTACACCAGCCTGATCTACCTGGCGTCGTCGATGATCCTGGTGCCGTACTTATGGTCGGCTGCCTATGCGGTGCTGTTGGCGCTGCGCGGGGACAGTTATGCCGGGCAGGAGGCGCTGCGCCGCAAGGACCTGTTGGTGGCGTTGGTGGCGCTGGTTTATGCGGTGTGGCTGCTGTATGCCGGTGGGCTCAAGTACCTGCTGCTCTCGGCATTGCTGTACGCGCCAGGGGTGATCCTGTTCGCCCGGGCCAAGCGTGAGCAAGGCCAGGTGCTGTTCACCACGTGGGAGAAGGTGATCTTTGCCGCGGTGCTGATTGGCGCGGCCCTGGCCGCTTATGCGCTGTATTCAGGGCTACTGAGCCTGTGA